In Sphingomonas profundi, the sequence TGGCTGCGGCCCAACCTGGACTGAGGGCCATGTTGCCGCGCGGGCCGTCGCGATCGATCCGGGTCAGTCCCCCGCCGTCACCACCTGCGGCAGGATCGCGTCGAGCAGGAGCATGCCGGCGTCGGTGACGCGGAGACGGCTGAGGTCCCGCGCGACGAGGCCGAGGTCGGCCAGCCGCCCGATCGCCGCCGCGTCCACCATCCGCTCGATCGGCAGGCCGACGCGGGAGGCGAGGCGAGCGAGATCGACGCCTTCCGTCAGCCGCAGGCCCATCAGCAGGGCCTCGGTCGCGCGCGCCGCGGGGCTGAGCGCGTCCTCCGTCATCAGGCCGTCGCCGCGCGCGGCGACGGCGGCCAGCCAGTTCTCGGGCTTGCGGTGACGCACCGTCGCGACGCCCAGCCGGCGGCCGTGGGCGCCGGGGCCGATGCCCAGATAGTCGCCGTAGCGCCAGTAGGTGAGGTTGTGGCGGCTCTCCTCGCCGGGGCGGGCGTGGTTCGATATCTCGTAGGCGGGCAGGCCGGCCTCAGCGGTGAGGGCGCGGGTCGCCTCGAACAGGTCGGCGCCGTGATCGGGATCGACCGGCGGCAGCCGGCCCTGCGCGGCGAGCGTGGCGAAGCGCGTGCCCGGCTCGATCGTGAGCTGGTAGAGCGAGAGGTGGCCGGTGCCGAGCGCCAGCGCGCGGGCGAGCATCCCCTGCCACGCCGCGACCGACTGGCCGGGCAGCGCGTAGATCAGATCGAAGTTCACACGGGCGAAACGCGCCTGCGCCGTATCGAGCGCGGCCAGCCCCTCCGCCACGCCGTGCGCGCGGCCGAGGAAACGCAGCGCCGCATCGTCCAGCGATTGCAGGCCGAGCGAGACGCGGTTGACGCCGGCCGCCGCGAGATCGGCGAAGCGCGCGGCCTCCACCGAGGAGGGGTTCGCTTCCAGCGTGATCTCGATATCGGGCCAGACGCGCCAGTGCCGCCCGGCGGCCGCGATCAGCGCCGCCACAGTGGGGGGCGGCATCAGCGAGGGCGTGCCGCCGCCGAAGAAGATCGAGGAGAGCGGCCGGCCGGCGGTGCGCGCCGCCTCGTGCGCCATGTCGGCCAGCAGCGCGTTGCGCCAGCGATCCTCGTCCACTTCGGCGCGGACATGGCTGTTGAAATCGCAGTACGGGCATTTCGAGACGCAGAACGGCCAGTGGATGTAGAGGGCGAGTGGATTGACGGCATGCTGCGCGACGCTCTCCCCGAGACCAGCAGACCTTTTCCCGAGACCAGCAGACCTTCCCCGAGCGAAGTCGAGGGGCCTTCGCTTGCCGTGGGCGCCCCTCGACTGCGCTCGGGGTAAGGACTGCGATCGGGGTAAGGACTGCGCTCGGGGTAAGGGCTGCGATCGGGAAAAGGGGGCGGCATGGTGGTCAGAATATCGCCGTCACCAGCTTGGCGAAGGCGTCGGCGCGGTGGCTCATCGCGTGCTTGGCGGCGGGGTCCATCTGGCCGAACGTCTCGTCATGGCCGTTCGGGCGAAACATCGGATCGTAGCCGAAGCCGCTCTGCCCGCGCGGTGGCCAGACGAGGGTGCCGTCCACCCGGCCCTCGAACGTCTCGATATGCCCGTCCGGCCAGCAGAGCGAGAGCGCGCAGACGAAGTGCGCGTCGCGACCGGATTCCGGATCCGTCTCGCGCAGGCGATCCTCGACGCGCCGCATGGCGAGATCGAAGTCGCGCGCCTCGCCCGCCTCCTGCGGGCTTCCATCGGCGCCATGTGCCGCCGGAGCCTTGTCGCCCGGTATCGCCCAGCGGGCCGAGAAGATGCCGGGATCGCCGCCCAGCGCCTCCACGCACAGGCCGCTGTCGTCGGCGAGCGCGGGCAGGCCGGAGAGATCGGCGGCGGCGCGCGCCTTCAGCTCCGCATTGGCGGCGAAGGTGGTGCCCGTCTCCTCGGGCTCCGGCAGGTCGAGCGCGGCGGCGGACACCGGCTCGATCCCGTAGGGGGCGAGCAGGGCGCGGATCTCCCGCACCTTGCCCTCATTGTGGCTGGCGATCACCAGCCGCCCCGGCAGGAGCTTCCGGTGGATCGGCGTCACCGCCCGGTGGCCCGGCGCTGGGCGGCGAAGATCTCGGTACAGCCGATGCGGGCGAGGCGCAGCAGGCGGAGCAGCGCCTCCTCGTCATAGGTCGCGCCCTCGGCGGTGGCCTGCACCTCGGCGATCTTGCCATCGCCCATCAGCACGAAATTGCCGTCGGCATGGGCTGCCGAGTCCTCGATATAGTCGAGGTCGAGCACCGGCGTGCCCTCGTATATGCCGCAGGAGATAGCGGCCACCTGGGTGGTGATCGGATCGACCGACAGGGCGCCGCTGGCGAGCAGCCCGTCCACCGCCAGCCGCAGCGCCACCCAGCCGCCGGAGATGGCGGCGGTGCGGGTGCCCCCGTCCGCCTGCAGCACGTCGCAGTCGATCGTGATCTGGCGCTCGCCGAGCAGGGCCATGTCCATCACGCTGCGCAGGGAGCGGCCGATCAGCCGCTGGATCTCCTGCGTGCGGCCGGATTGCTTGCCCTTGGCCGCCTCCCGCGAGCCGCGCGTGTGGGTGGCGCGGGGCAGCATGCCATATTCCGCCGTCACCCAGCCCTTGCCCTTGCCGCGCAGGAACGGCGGCACCCGCTCCTCCAGGCTGGCGGTGACGAGCACGCGGGTATCGCCGAAGCCGACGAGGCACGATCCCTCGGCATGCCTGGTGAAGCCGGTTTCCATCGTGATCGCCCGCATCTGATCGGGGGCGCGGCCGGAGGGGCGCATGGCATTCCTTTCAATTGATCGCGGCGCTTTAGCCGCGCGGGCGCGACGGGGCCAGCCCGGCCTGACGCCATCCC encodes:
- the hemW gene encoding radical SAM family heme chaperone HemW codes for the protein MHWPFCVSKCPYCDFNSHVRAEVDEDRWRNALLADMAHEAARTAGRPLSSIFFGGGTPSLMPPPTVAALIAAAGRHWRVWPDIEITLEANPSSVEAARFADLAAAGVNRVSLGLQSLDDAALRFLGRAHGVAEGLAALDTAQARFARVNFDLIYALPGQSVAAWQGMLARALALGTGHLSLYQLTIEPGTRFATLAAQGRLPPVDPDHGADLFEATRALTAEAGLPAYEISNHARPGEESRHNLTYWRYGDYLGIGPGAHGRRLGVATVRHRKPENWLAAVAARGDGLMTEDALSPAARATEALLMGLRLTEGVDLARLASRVGLPIERMVDAAAIGRLADLGLVARDLSRLRVTDAGMLLLDAILPQVVTAGD
- the rdgB gene encoding RdgB/HAM1 family non-canonical purine NTP pyrophosphatase, encoding MTPIHRKLLPGRLVIASHNEGKVREIRALLAPYGIEPVSAAALDLPEPEETGTTFAANAELKARAAADLSGLPALADDSGLCVEALGGDPGIFSARWAIPGDKAPAAHGADGSPQEAGEARDFDLAMRRVEDRLRETDPESGRDAHFVCALSLCWPDGHIETFEGRVDGTLVWPPRGQSGFGYDPMFRPNGHDETFGQMDPAAKHAMSHRADAFAKLVTAIF
- the rph gene encoding ribonuclease PH, with the protein product MRPSGRAPDQMRAITMETGFTRHAEGSCLVGFGDTRVLVTASLEERVPPFLRGKGKGWVTAEYGMLPRATHTRGSREAAKGKQSGRTQEIQRLIGRSLRSVMDMALLGERQITIDCDVLQADGGTRTAAISGGWVALRLAVDGLLASGALSVDPITTQVAAISCGIYEGTPVLDLDYIEDSAAHADGNFVLMGDGKIAEVQATAEGATYDEEALLRLLRLARIGCTEIFAAQRRATGR